Proteins from a single region of Harmonia axyridis chromosome 4, icHarAxyr1.1, whole genome shotgun sequence:
- the LOC123678722 gene encoding uncharacterized protein LOC123678722 codes for MERHHLTLEEMNRVVGLLEGGMRQVDAAERMGVSQSVISRLWRRFRTTGNPAENHPGRGRCTTAIQDRFLVLTARRQPTITAPELDMEFQRAHNLTIGRDTVRNRLHEADLHSRRPIRCPPLSRGNRAARLNWCREFQNWGVNEWSTILFTDESRFGYHPDSRRIRLWRRSGNLERLRHVQEVHRYRGGTIMVWGGISIGRRTELVFPDGFLRAQQYLENILQPIVQPYAEAVGENFHLMHDNARPHTARIVTQWLDNEGIDVLQWPTQSPDLNPIEHVWNMLQRRITPNMGNVQNVLEFRELLTAEWTNLNQEDLNNLILSMNRRCRAKGSATLGAALDLVEAVIKNMESGRHVVDLFADLQKAFDTVDHKKLLEKLYNMGARGPAIDLT; via the exons ATGGAACGACATCATTTAACTTTGGAAGAGATGAATCGAGTGGTTGGTTTACTTGAAGGGGGCATGAGACAAGTCGATGCAGCTGAGCGAATGGGTGTTTCACAAAGTGTTATAAGTCGTTTGTGGAGGCGTTTCAGAACAACTGGAAATCCTGCCGAAAATCATCCAGGACGTGGACGTTGTACAACTGCTATTCAAGACAGATTTTTGGTTTTGACCGCCCGAAGGCAACCCACTATAACGGCTCCTGAGTTGGATATGGAATTTCAACGGGCTCATAATTTGACCATTGGGCGAGATACTGTGAGGAATCGTCTTCATGAAGCCGATCTTCATTCCAGACGGCCCATTAGGTGTCCACCACTTTCCAGAGGAAATCGCGCTGCAAGATTGAATTGGTGTCGTGAGTTTCAAAATTGGGGTGTCAATGAGTGGTCCACAATTTTATTCACAGATGAATCAAGATTCGGATATCATCCAGATTCTCGTCGAATAAGACTATGGAGACGATCTGGTAATTTAGAACGCTTGAGACACGTCCAGGAAGTACACCGTTATAGAGGTGGTACAATTATGGTGTGGGGAGGAATTTCCATTGGACGTAGAACAGAGCTCGTTTTTCCTGATGGTTTTCTAAGAGCTCagcaatatttggaaaatattctgcAACCAATTGTACAACCTTATGCAGAAGCTGTTGGTGAAAACTTCCATTtgatgcatgacaatgctcgtccCCATACCGCTCGTATTGTGACACAATGGTTGGATAATGAGGGAATTGATGTTTTGCAATGGCCAACACAATCTCCGGACCTGAATCCGATAGAACATGTATGGAACATGCTTCAAAGAAGGATTACGCCAAATATGGGAAACGTCCAAAATGTTTTAGAATTCAGGGAGCTTCTGACAGCTGAATGGACAAATTTAAATCAGGAAGACCTAAACAATCTGATTTTGTCTATGAATCGTAGGTGTAGAGCC AAAGGTAGTGCAACTTTAGGAGCAGCTTTGGACCTGGTGGAAGctgtaataaaaaatatggaaagtGGAAGACATGTAGTAGACCTGTTTGCTGATTTACAGAAGGCATTCGACACTGTTGACCATAAAAAACTATTAGAGAAACTTTATAATATGGGTGCACGTGGACCGGCAATTGACCTGACATAA